In Tripterygium wilfordii isolate XIE 37 chromosome 17, ASM1340144v1, whole genome shotgun sequence, the genomic window GACTAAATGCACACCaacaaacaacatatataaacatTAATTCTAGCCAGAACTTAATTCCTAGATTATTCTCTTCTGGATTAGATTATATGATTGATTGTAGATGTGCTATACTATAATTGTTGAttggttttagttttcaaataaACTTAATTAaggattttatatataaaaaaaactataaaagaATCAATTGAGAATATTATCTAAAACTAGCAAATTGAGTTTAATGATCGATTTTGTGGACATTCGCATACATAGATAAGGCGTGTTTGACTagtaaacaatatatatatataaattccatTTATATGGCaattaattattgttatttCAAGCAGCTTGACCATTTCTAAATTGTCCAATTACGTGGTCAGTATTGGATAAGCATATATGCCTAACAACCCTTGCttatatacacataattaaaATTCATATGGatttatacatacataataataataataatagtaataataatagtaatagtaATGATATCGGAAGCACTACacgtccataattttggtgtccataagtgtccataatctaggtggaatggggagaagtgtggggaccatctaatacaaaatggtcccccacacttctcctcatgccatctagattatggacacttatggacaccaaaattatggacacatatcattttggtaatGATATTGTTCATGTCAAGTGTTGGTGCTCCACCCAAAGGGCATGTCCTTGCCTGTTTAAAAAGGGCTGGCTTTTTCCggctatatatacacacacacacattgacacatatatgtatacgtATTATCATCAATTGGTGCAGCTTATCCGCTAGCTCCATTTGTCAAATGTACAATGGTTTTCAATCTTAATATGATATTAATTAAATTGGgataatatcaaataatttatttaatttatattatttatgaGAGAAgtactcttttatttttatatatagtatTGTATTACTAAGAATATATCTGATGATGCCATTGGTAGGTAGGGAGAGAGATGAAATTCATCCCAAGCGTACGTATATAAACAGTTGGACCGTGAAATGTggtttttaaattaataataaaatggcAATTTGTGTATACCTTAATAATCaagtaatatatttatatatatcttctAATTAACAactaaatgaaattaaaaaaaaaaaaactacttgtTAATTCGAAGTCTTGGGTGGTGGTTCGTGTTGTTGGTATGGATCATTCAAATTCTCCAACTTAGATTTAGTCCATCTCTGCAATTAGCTACAATTAGTTCATATTGTATGAAATTAGCAAATAGGTTTAAGATCTTGTGTCCTAATTACAACGAAAAATCATTGGTTCAGATGGTGAATTAGTTAGTTGTTTGAATCTCTTAACATAAGTGCGCAAGAGATCGCAAGTTCTAACTCCAACGTTAACGTTATTTCCGCACCGTTCTTAACCGGCCCATGTAGTTTGCGGGTATTGCATGTGGGTTTATCATTGGGGTCTAGTATGATGGGCTGGGTTTTCAATGAGTTCCCTCctcaccaaaataaaaaataccaaaataaataaatattttacaaaatTAGTAATTGGGTTTAAGATATTGTGGAGAAATATATAGGAAATAATCGCTCGGGGTATGTGGACAAACTTTTTTGCCTCCTCCATTGGAACTCATGACACTTTCTGGAGGTGGGAAAGTGAGTACACAAACACCATCGAAAAACAAATTGAGTGGGTCAAACCCACATACGCctcaaaaatatataagaaGATAAAGACTTAATATAAAAGGAATTATTTGATATTGAAACATCTTAATATGCAAAACTGGTACACCTACTTGCTCTACAAAAATACCATGAAGAATGATTTggagacattaaaaaaaaacccttaattatgtacaaaaaatacGAGGGAATGACAGTAGGTCCAccatcaaattaattaatgttAAGGACATGTATTATTTATCAAATATATATGCCTAAAAGTATGTATCAATGATTTACTAAACCAGGAAAATTAACATATACAATGTTAATTACTTATCAATCTCTACTATGATTAAACTCAACAAAGACATCTAAAATTGACACAAATATTGATTAAACCCTAATTGCTCAACAAATATATACTTGGTTTGTTTTGGAAACACAAGCCATCACACCCATCATGTCATTGTCAGTTGTCACCTTAAACTTAATCGGTTAGCAAACTCACGGTTTTAATTGGATTTCTCATCATTGAAATGAGAAAACATGGCCTCAATAAAAACTCTAGAAAAGGGGAATTATGCGAGAGGAGAGTGTAACGTACCAGTCATATACCCTAACCAAATGGAATACAGAAAttcttatattgaaaacaaccgTAGACATATGTAAAttgtcgaaccacgtaaatcatgtattcttcttctcttctctcttatttttcgaGAGCTTCTTTATATTGTTCTAGTAACTATGATTGTTTGAGGAGTAACTGTTTTGCAACAATTAATTAGGTAATTTGATCACCAACATTTGAATATATTGACTTAATTATGACTAACCCTAGACGTTGTGCCGTAGTTTATGCCGTACACGTTTATGAGAAAAATTGCAGGCCAATAATAGTTCTTGAAAAGTAGTCTTTAATTGAGACTGTGACATCTAATATTATTGGAGTTTGATGGAACACAATCTTTGCTTCTCGTGGTGGAGATAGATAACATTGACAAGAAACTTTTTAACTACTTTGTTGTTGTATTACGCTAGCTAATTGCATGAGAAAGCTGTTAAATCTCTCACCCAAAGTTGGGTTTTGTTTGATTGTGTATTAATTACTGAGAAAGAATTAATTAGGACATCTTAGGAAGTGCCATAATTTATGTGGGTTTCGTTTGTTGTCTTTGTCTGCTGTAATGGACTGTGATATATGGGCTGCTACGTACAATCTAGTAATTAAGCAAGCAAGTCTTAAAAAAGATGTACACGTTTACTTTCATGCTTCTTTGGGATCTACATTGTAACacgttttttcttattttgtcaaTCTTTGGAAAGACTCTGTGGTGTTTTTCCTAGACTAAAGAGAAATGCAGGTCCCTTACGTTTTCTCTTTCTCTGGTGTTTTTCCTAGACTAAAGAGTTGGTACGTGTTGGCCGACATATGAGCAAGGCGGACGTAGCATTTTATCTAAGGTGTCAAAGTTAAGTGTGGTTTGGGGGATGAGTGCtctcgaaatttttttttcttggttattTATTCATTATGACTTCGAATAGATgggaaataataataaaatttttaaaaatttatagaaCAATGTTAAgcaataattgaaaattgatttaCAAATATTGTCAacgattttttatattttgaaattgtttcatGATAATCTCATTTTGGAAtagtataaaaatatatttcttaatgTAAACAGCTTAATTATATCATTTAACAATTGGTCATTCATTTGATTCCGAATCCGATTCTTGACAATCTTCGTGATAGAAAATGGTCTCTCTATTGTAGCGGTTGTGATTGGtagaattaaataattaatgatactcataaatatataaattggtgTGTATACGATATATGTCTTCTAGTATCAATCATAATTAATGATACTCAGAAATCTATAATATTGTGGCCTATGAGAAATATAAGGTCTAGAAGAAACCTAGATTAGAACGTCGGAATGGGTGACCGAAAGGCCTGAATCCTCAACTACGAGAAAAATTTACGATTTAAGGGCTATGACAAAGTCGACGTGTCAATCACATAAGTGGGTTGAATGTCCAAAATAGAAAAATTCTACCcgaattattaaaataaaacaaaatttaatttgaaGTTACTGACTTTAAACGTTTGACCATCCTATAACgaaaatgaaatatgataaATCTTTTGGTGATGATATGTTATATCAACCCATACACATATGCGTTGGATCTAGAATtaatttacatgcatatagagCAACTCTTTAGGCTACACGATATTGGAGCCATACAGGACACATGTACATAACCATATTCCATGTGTTGGCCTCCTCACTCTCTTTTTATTGATTACTGCATGCACCAACACTACTTGATCTCGTCACACATTTAATCACTAACCAAAATGTCCACTAGTTGTGACACCATGACCacctttctcctcctcctcctcctcgcgGCCGCCGCCTCCACCACCTTGGCCCTCCAAGAAATGGAGGCAATTGAAGCTGCTAGAAGACTCACTCTAGATTCTAAGAGTTGGGTTCAATTTTATGCCACTAAATTATTACGTGATTCAGACCAAAATGTTCAAGTGGGTGTGGCTCTCAGTGACTGTGCTAGATTCTATGATGAAAATGAGTACATGTTAGGGACATTGCTTGCTGAAGGGGATTACACGAGTGACGATGCTCGCACGTGGCTAAGTGGTGTGCTAGCCAACCATAGGACTTGCTTGGATGGTCTTGGTGAGAGAGGGTTCGGTCAATGGTTTGCAGGGGCGAAGAACTTGACACTGTTGCTTGGTGAAGCCCTAGCCTTGTATAATGCCAAGGGTAGGGGCCAAAGGAGGGGTAAGAATTGAACAGATAtgttaatttttagtttaaatTGAACATATTGAAAGTTTGATTTGGTCATTGTGTTCCTACAAAATATATTTAGGGCATGTTTGGaaagtgttttcttttttagtatctaaaaaaaattcaagctcaattctTAAAATTTTTAGCTAGAATTAATATATTGGAAAACCATGGAGCAAAATAACTTAGTTGGTTGTATCTCTGGGTTTAAGGTGGATGCATGCTGTTAAGATCAGGAGTTAAAACCAATTGAGAGTATTTCTCTAGGTTTTCCTGGTCTAATGGGCTTTTGGCTCACTCCCGGAGGGGTTAGGTACATACCTGTTGCTAGAGTGTTGTGGGCTGTTCTGTCCATCAGATGTTTACGTCTACTTAGTTGTACGAAGGTCTTTCTTGGTGGTTCCTcggttaattttttaaaaaatattgaaaacttGTTTGGCAAAATatgacattatttattttgataCTATTACATCCGTCATGAAACATTTTAGAATCCTTGCTTTCCGGAGAGAACTACACGAGTGTCATGCAATAATAAAAACATCTCTTCCATGTTTAGGAGTACCACGTCGAGCAAACCAAAATTCTGGTTTTCTCACTTCTTGGAATCCAAGCACATCCAGGGCAAACTTCATAGTGGCAAAGGATGGTTCAGGGACTCACAATACAATCAAGGATGCAGTGGTTGCGGTTGCGGGGATGGGCAAGATGAGATCCCAAAGAGTAATAATCTACGTGAAAGCAGGAGTGTATAACGAGAAAGTTGAGCTTGACAAGCACACCACAAATATAATGTTGGTCGGAGATGGCATTGATCGAACAATCGTCACCGGAAATCGAAATTACGTTGATGGAGCTTCCACAACAAACTCAGCAACATTTGGTAAGAAAGATTTTAACACTTCTTTAGTATTTTCTGAAGTGAGATAGATTTGATCATGTTGTTGCCATGTTTAGGGGTATCTGGAAATGGATTTTGGGCTAGAGACATTACCTTCGAGAACACGGCAGGTCCACAGAAACACCAAGCAGTGGCTCTAAGGGTGAGCTCGGACCACGCTGTGTTCTACCGATGTAGTTTCAAGGGCTATCAAGACACTCTCTTTGTCCTCTCGCAGCGACAATTCTACCGCGACTGTCACATATATGGTACAATCGATTTCATATTTGGCAATGCACAGGTAGTGTTTCAAAATTGTGACATTTTCGTTAGAAGGCCAATGGGTCACCAATCCAACATGATCACCGCGCAAGGAAGAGAGATTGCTGATGAAAATACAGGGATTTTGATACAAGAATCGCGTGTTAGGCCTGCGCTGGAGTTTGTTGCTGTCAAGAACTCGTTCCGGAGTTACTTAGGCAGGCCGTGGAAGAAGTATTCGAGGACCGTGTTTATGAAGACGGACCTTGATGGACTAATTGATCCGAGAGGGTGGATAGAATGGGATGATGAGTCTGCTCTATCGACATTGTTTTATGCAGAGTATATGAACACAGGAGCGGGTGGTTCTACTGCCGGGAGAGTGAGATGGCCTGGTTATCATGTGCTGAGAAGTACTCAAGAGGCTAGTCCTTTTACAGTTGAAGGGTTTATGCAAGGGAACTTGTGGATTCCACAAACTGGTGTGCCTTTTAATCAAGGCATTTGAATAAACTCTGAAGCATACAATGTAGCAAATAATTGCCAGCTGCAAAATATTTCTACTGtggtaaaaaaacaaaagagtgtATCGATCTCTTATAAATCTTGAATTTTTAGTAATGTTTATCATGGTTCTGTAGCTTATTTCAAATATTATGAATTGATTTTTCagttatttttgtttaattgttACTGATGCAAAATCGGACTGACTTCTCAACTACTCAGTTTTGTAGACGTCTTTAATTTATCATATTAGGATCATAAGGTTGTTGTTTTGTCTTGACACGAGTAGGAAACGTGATCAACTATGGGGTCTTGAGATGTACCTCAGGGAGACGCTCAAGTTAGATCGATAGACAATAAGGCTAGTGAGAAATGTGAGTATTTATTGCTTCTCTTTAGATAGTAATCAAATAGTGAAAGAAATGAGAGATTTATCTGAGTGAAGGTCCCCTTTTATATCAATTTTGAAATATGAATCTCCCTGATTGCAGGATAGATTTCTCAAGGTGAATCCCCAAAAGATCTCATGAAGATTTATGTGCAGAGGTCACATCTAGCTGTAATGTCCCGATGTCACTCTTGTTAGGTAATGTCCGATGAGTACGTACAAAGATGACACCTAGCTGTACCGAGGGTTCTCCAATCCGATCTCATCTCCTTCTTTTTGTATGGTGTCATGGTAACGTGTCTCCCCGTCTTATTGGAGGGGCATTTTGATTTTATCAGTTATATTTGTAGTTACCAGCATTTGCTTCTTGGTTtcacatcaaattttttttttgtttcagttaattttatggaaaaaataattgataaattaaattatatgcTTAATTcataatcaataaaaaaaaaacactttattTCTGAAACTAAGATCATAATATTGAGATTGTAAGTGAAAAATATAATATGTTAGAACGGAAATAACTAACCGAActgatttattttaattttttttataaaattgcaATTTGGTTTTATAATTACGAAATGAAAATTTCAACTTAATGGAGATTATGTAAATATTGCTGCTAGTGAGATTTTAAGTTCAGAAACATCGATTGAGGAAGATCCTTGGTTTTCGATGGCGGGACCAATTATGGGAAGGTCCCGTCGTTTGGGAGCTGCTTGACAAGGTTGCTTCAAGAGGATTGGACATGCCCTCCTTTGAGGAAAGGAGGGGATGTTTATAGTAGAGTCATAGGCGACGAAAGGTGATGTAAGTCACGTCGTTGTAAATTGTAagtagggatgacaacgggttGGGCTGGGCTGGGTTGGGTAGGGTTTTTGAAGCCCCAACCCGGCCTTGGTCTCTTAAAATCCTGCCCCAACCCGCTCCATAAACATGGGGCGGCTAGGGATATTTTGTCTCGTCCCTGTCCCGGGTGGGTCACGTGTATACCTGTCCCGATCCGTAGACCCAATGAACTAGtaagaaaatcaatcaaattaaattttatacctttgataatttaaaataaacacaaaagttcAAGAAGTTATCATTTTCGGTTTAAAAAAACTCATTGAACTAGCAataaaacaaacacaacaatgaaATCAAACAACACTTTCAATTTGTCATCATAGTCACAACACAATCAATTTgtcatctcctcctcctccacatcAGAGTTATCATTAATAGTTGGAAGAATGTCAGATTGAGttttaatcttttatttttattttttaagttataACTTATTAActttataacttttttttagaaGACAAACTTTGGAATTTATTAGTtattccaaaatgatatatgtgcataattttttcatccataaacttacataatctaggtggcaagccATATGGCATGCcatatagattaaaaaaaaaacaaactttattaaagaaacCACATAGacatgccacatgtttatgtaagtttatggatgtttattttatggatgtgtagtgcttccgttAGTTATTACATATTTGAGAATTACAGTATTACTTAtaactaatatatataatatatatctaattattttttaaaatatatatatatccccgGGCCGGGTTGGGGTGGGTTACCATAATCCCAACCCGCCCCTAGACCCGGCCTATTTTTGACCGGCTCTCGGGTAGACCCGCCCCAATGATCCAATGGGTAGGGTTTTTTTAGACCCGATAGGGACGGGTTGACCGAGTTTCTCCCCGCAACCCGgtccgttgccatccctaattgTAAGTAGTTTTGGGCAACAGACGTGTGTGAGGGGAAGTGGTCTAACATGATTGGGTGAAGGGAAGATCGTGTCAAAGCAGACAGCATTGTGTCGGGCTCTGTCAATTTTGAAGTAAGGGATTCAAAGATCGTGTTTGGTTCTTATGGTGCCTGGCATAATAGGTCGGGTGAGTCGAAGCGGGAAGATCATGGGCTCAAATGAACGGCTAGGAGGGGTGGATTACGTGTATACATGAGTACGATCAATAGTACAAGTAGAACCAGATATATGAGGCGGGTGATCGCTTAGGAATACCGATTTACATAGAGTTGGTCGCCTATAGGTTTGGGCTTGGCGGATGATGACCTAATTTAGGCTTTTGGGCCTGCTTTTTGACCAGGTGTGTTGAGGTGCTGATTGGAATTTAGTGGGCCAGGCCCGTCTTTGGCAACTACAGCATACAGGTCTGAATTCTTCACTTCTAACGGGTAATGAGTTATTGAAGATTAAAAAATTGACTTGTATTGTATGAattgaacattgatgaatttgTCAACGAAGGAGATAACACAGGAAGCTCTCCTAGACCTTCCAAAGGTAGATATACTCCCTCaccctgataaaaaaaaaaaaaaaaaaaaaaaagatatactCTCTCACCAAGACATATCTTCTCAAATCAGATAGCATCTCCGAATCCAACTTGACCGGAAATGGCAGAAACATTTCTTTACACCATCGCAGAGAGGGTTTTGGCAAAGATAACCTCTGTTGTCATCCACCATCAATGGGATCTTGAGAACGATCTGAAAAAGCTTCAGGAAAACTTGTTGACCATAAAAGCTGTCCTCTTGGATGCTGAAGAGAAGCAGTTGCAGAACCATGAATTGCGCCTCTGGCTTGGGAGGCTTAGAAGTGTTTGTTATAATGCCGAGGACGTGCTGGATGAGTTGGAGTACGAAAGCTTGCGCAAACAAGCATTGAAACAATCTAGCAATACCAAAAACAAGGTACGTCGCTTCTTTTCAAGCTCGAATCCACTCGCATTCCATTTTAAAATGAGTCGCAAGATTAAGGAGCTCAGAGAGAGATTAGACGAGATAGCGAATCAGAAGTCTAGATTCCATCTTGTAGAGCTCGTTGACTATCGACTAGTTGTGCGAAGACAAAGAGAGATGACTGACTCGTTGTTGCGTACATCGAATGTTATTGGGAGAGAACATGACAAGGAATTGATCATGAAGTTCCTATTGGGTCCAAACGTCTGTGACTCTGTCTCTGTAATTCCTATTGTTGGAATAGGAGGTTTGGGAAAGACTACACTTGCTAAATTGTTGTACAATGACGAGAGAGTGGATGAATATTTTCAACTAAAGCTTTGGGTGTGTGCATCTGAGGAATTTGACAAGACCCAAATCATGATAAACATGATCAAGTCGTTAACCCACGAAAACCGCAGCGACTTAGATCCTGATCAATTGCAGACTTGCATTCAAGGTAAGCTGAATGCCAAGAAATTCTTGATCATTTTGGATGATTTGTGGAGCGATGATCGTGGgaaatggatggaattgagAGATTTGTTCGATGGAGGCGACACCAGAAGTAAAGTCATTGTCACTACGCGTAGCTCTTCGGTTGCGACAATTGTTGGCACAACATCAGCATACAACTTGAAAGGTCTCTGTCATGAAGATTGTTTGTCCCTGTTTAAAAAATGGGCAttcaaagaaggagaagagaagcGATATCCAAACCTCATGGAAATGGGGAATGACATTGTGATGAAATGCGGAGGCCTTCCTCTGGCAGTAAGGACGTTGGGGACTCTACTATACTCGAAGAACGATGAACATTATTGGAAATTCATAAGAGATAACGAGATATGGAAATTCGATCAGAAAGAAGGAGACATTTTACCTGTATTAAGACTAAGTTATGATCAAATGCCGTCTCACTTGAAACCATGTTTTGCTATCTGTTCGATCTTTCCAAAGGATCATGTGTTCGATAGTTACGCATTGGTTCAACTTTGGATGGCACACGGACTGCTTCAACCATCATATGAAAATCAAGAGCTTGAAGATGTTGGATTACAATATATGAAGGAGTTGTATTCAAGGTCATTCTTTCAAGATTTTGGTGACTATGTGCACTTCATGGTTTTTAAAATGCATGATTTGGTGCATAATCTTGCATTATCTGTTGCGCAAAGTGACTACATGGTGCTTGATGATCTTAGAAAGAATATATCTGAAGAGATTCGACATCTATCGTTCGCTGATAATGTGACTTCGTTTGCCCGAGAGGTTCCAAGCTTACTTCGAAAATCAAATCATTTGCGAACCATCATTTTTCCAACCGAAGCAGAAGGGCCTATTACAGAGTCCTTTATTAATAGATGCATATCCATTTGTAAGTGTTTGAGAATGATAGATTTAAGCGGATCATCGTTTGAGGTGTTGCCGAGTTCAATTGGTGGCTTGAAGCATTTGAGGATTCTCAATTTAAGTGCAAATGATAGAATCAAGAAGTTGCCGGATTCAATCTGCAAGTTGCACAACTTACAAGCTTTATTAGCAGGTAAATGTTCGCAACTTACAGAATTGCCAAGAGACATAAAGAACATGATTAGATTGCGATTTCTTGAAATTACAATCAAACAGAATCATTTGCCTGAGAATGGAATAGGGTGTTTGCAATCTCTTCGATATCTGTCTCTATTACAATGCACCAATCTTGAACTTCTGTTTGAAGGAATGCAACGGCTTACATGCTTGCGCATGTTGAACATTTGGAATTGTAATAGTTTGCGATCCTTGCCACGAAATTTGAGACAACTAACTGCATTAGAGAATTTATTTATTGGTAACTGTGAAAAGCTTGATTTGCTGGATGGAGACGTCGATCAAGACATTAAGTCGAGCCTGCAATTGTTGATCTTTAGTAATTTGCCTTTGCTAACGACCTTGCCTCAGTGGCTTCAGAAGTCTACCAGAACTTTACAATGCATCAGAATCATTGATTGTGAAAACTTCTCTTCATTGCCTGAGTGGCTCCCAAATTGTACCTCACTCAAAAAGATTGAGATCCAAGGATGTCCCCAATTGTTGACACTACCGGAGGGGATGCATCAACTCTTGGCCCTAAATGAGTTGAAGATTAAAGATTGTCCAACATTGAGTGAAAGATGCAAAAAGGAAACTGGCGAGGATTGGCACAAAATAGCTCATGTTCCGGAGATTGAGCTTGACGATCAAGACAACACATAGATACTACTTCATCTGCTTATAAAGGTAACTGTTTTTTTCCCCAGCACTCTCAAGTCTTTGTAGTTGTTGACATCACAATAGGACCTTCCTCTGTTTACAGGGTCTTGTTTCACTTTGAAATACTTGGCTGCTTTGCAGACTCTGAACATCTCTAACTGTTGGCGACTTGTTTGTAGATGAAAGAACATGACTACTAATACAATGGGTTGGCAAGCCTTAAATTGTCGACGCTCGCTGGCTTACTTGACTTAGCTGGTGATCTTACCTCGATGGCTTGAAAGGTATTTCAAAACTTCACAGTTCATCTCAATCTATTTATTGTAAAAACTTGTTGTCCCCGCCTGCAGAATGCTTCCAAAGTTTCACATCGCCGCCTGAATCTATATCTGGAATTGTTGTAAATTGTTGATTGTATGAGAAGGGGATGGATTGCATCCGCAAACCTAAAGGGGTTGAAGATTATAGTTTATCCAGCACTGAGTGAAATTAGGTGCAATATTTTCATGCACCAATTATATTCATCTCATAGCTTCACACAGTGCTTTGATCCAAAATGAATGGTGACAGAATACTTTCTtccatttctcttttcttttctcagaAGTTGTGCCATTCTTTCATGACATGGCCATTGATGCATCTGCCTGTATCATGATAAGTGAAATGCATGGTCTTTGGTTTCTCTACAATGCATTGTGTAACAATCAAACTTGCAGTAATGTATCTGATCTATAAAGCTCATATCAAGAGCGATTTCCAAATTTTACAGGGCACATTCACTCCACAGtacaaagtatatatatatatatatatagatactcTCTAGTCTACCAATTGCTCCATGCGCTCTGTTTTTCCATAGGCCTCGAAAAGAGAAACCATAACACCAAGATTGAGTTGAAATTTGGATAATGAGCTTTCAATCTGGAAAACTCAAAACCCTGTTGACCCAACTAATGAGGAATATGATGAATGTTCATCATTGGCTGTAGACCTCTTCTCTGCATCCTTGTTT contains:
- the LOC119981814 gene encoding probable pectinesterase/pectinesterase inhibitor 36, which encodes MTTFLLLLLLAAAASTTLALQEMEAIEAARRLTLDSKSWVQFYATKLLRDSDQNVQVGVALSDCARFYDENEYMLGTLLAEGDYTSDDARTWLSGVLANHRTCLDGLGERGFGQWFAGAKNLTLLLGEALALYNAKGRGQRRVPRRANQNSGFLTSWNPSTSRANFIVAKDGSGTHNTIKDAVVAVAGMGKMRSQRVIIYVKAGVYNEKVELDKHTTNIMLVGDGIDRTIVTGNRNYVDGASTTNSATFGVSGNGFWARDITFENTAGPQKHQAVALRVSSDHAVFYRCSFKGYQDTLFVLSQRQFYRDCHIYGTIDFIFGNAQVVFQNCDIFVRRPMGHQSNMITAQGREIADENTGILIQESRVRPALEFVAVKNSFRSYLGRPWKKYSRTVFMKTDLDGLIDPRGWIEWDDESALSTLFYAEYMNTGAGGSTAGRVRWPGYHVLRSTQEASPFTVEGFMQGNLWIPQTGVPFNQGI
- the LOC119982302 gene encoding putative disease resistance protein RGA3 — translated: MAETFLYTIAERVLAKITSVVIHHQWDLENDLKKLQENLLTIKAVLLDAEEKQLQNHELRLWLGRLRSVCYNAEDVLDELEYESLRKQALKQSSNTKNKVRRFFSSSNPLAFHFKMSRKIKELRERLDEIANQKSRFHLVELVDYRLVVRRQREMTDSLLRTSNVIGREHDKELIMKFLLGPNVCDSVSVIPIVGIGGLGKTTLAKLLYNDERVDEYFQLKLWVCASEEFDKTQIMINMIKSLTHENRSDLDPDQLQTCIQGKLNAKKFLIILDDLWSDDRGKWMELRDLFDGGDTRSKVIVTTRSSSVATIVGTTSAYNLKGLCHEDCLSLFKKWAFKEGEEKRYPNLMEMGNDIVMKCGGLPLAVRTLGTLLYSKNDEHYWKFIRDNEIWKFDQKEGDILPVLRLSYDQMPSHLKPCFAICSIFPKDHVFDSYALVQLWMAHGLLQPSYENQELEDVGLQYMKELYSRSFFQDFGDYVHFMVFKMHDLVHNLALSVAQSDYMVLDDLRKNISEEIRHLSFADNVTSFAREVPSLLRKSNHLRTIIFPTEAEGPITESFINRCISICKCLRMIDLSGSSFEVLPSSIGGLKHLRILNLSANDRIKKLPDSICKLHNLQALLAGKCSQLTELPRDIKNMIRLRFLEITIKQNHLPENGIGCLQSLRYLSLLQCTNLELLFEGMQRLTCLRMLNIWNCNSLRSLPRNLRQLTALENLFIGNCEKLDLLDGDVDQDIKSSLQLLIFSNLPLLTTLPQWLQKSTRTLQCIRIIDCENFSSLPEWLPNCTSLKKIEIQGCPQLLTLPEGMHQLLALNELKIKDCPTLSERCKKETGEDWHKIAHVPEIELDDQDNT